The window GTTAGGATTCTTACCCGGGACTCCTTCCACAGAACTTTGAGTTTGCTGTTTTCTAACTCAATGGAAATTATATTTGGTTGATAGCAGTCTATGGGAGTGTGTCTCAAAGGAAATCCATGCCAACTCATCCATCTAAGATATCTTGAAACATGTTTGAACTCTCCATTAGGTTGTACACCGGCGAGTTGAAGCAATTCAAGTTTAGTCATATTCTTAAATGCTTCTTTACTCAAACAAATGGAATTGGTCATTGGCAACTTCAAACTCAATCCCTTAGCCTTTAAATCTGTTCCCTAAATGAAATGAAAATGGAATATTACTTATTGGGAGCTGAAAATTAGCAAAAGCAGTATAACAATTAGATTTAATTTTTCAACAAATAATGCTTATTTCTTCCCCCATCAAGGGACTCTTAATGTTAGCTTTGACAGCACTTTTATTGAAACTAATTTGATCTAAAACGTAAATCATACCTCATGATTCTCTAATAGTTCAAGCACTTTCTCATCGTACCATAATCTACTTCGCTCTTCAAGTTCAGGTGATTGCTCACAAATTATTGCTCTTCCCATATCTCTTAACAAGTCATGCATTCCAAGCATATTATTGTTATCAACAGTTACAAGGTTTCGCTCTTTAAGGGCGCTGATTCCAATTTCTGCATGGAGTCCGCAACCATTTAATATCTTCACAACATCATTTCGATCCATCCCAATAAAAAAGCATGCAATGTCAAGGAATATTTCTTTTTCATAATTCTTACTTAAACCATCAAAACTTATTTGTAGTTTCTTCTGGACTTTATCATGGGGAATTAATTTCAGAGTATCCAATGCACTTTGCCATTCTTTTATTCCCATATTAAACAAATGGGACCCAAGAACTTCCAGAGCCAGTGGCAATCCATTAGAATATTCAACTACATCTGTAGATAGCTTGACAAACTTATCTTTTGGACATGCTTGTTTGAATACATGCCAGCTAAAAAGTTCAAGGGATTCAGCCCCATTCATCTCTTCTAGATTGAATGTGAGTTTACACACTCGAAGAAGATCATCATGTCTTGTTGTGATGATTACTACGCTCCCAGGACGACACCATTCACCACTACCACACAAAGCATTGAGTTGGTCCAAATCAGTCACATCGTCAAGCACAATGAGTACCCTTTTAGCACCAAGCCTTTCCTTTAATATTTGCTTCCCTGAATCAATGTTACTTATGTGTATCCTTGTTGCAATGAATATATCCTCAAGAAGTTGCTGTTGCAAGAGAACCTTTCCATTATCTTGCTGCCATGTTTCTCTAATGTTCAGGAGGAAGCTCCTGCCATCAAAATCGCGACGAATTTTGTTATAGATGGCTTTGGCAATAGTGGTTTTACCAACGCCCCCCATGCCTTTTATCCCAAGTATTAGAACATCTTTTATCTTTTGAATGTTTGATTCTTCAATCAACTTTTGCACACGAGGTTCTACTCCCACTGGATGCGCTGCAACGAACAACTCTGTCTTATCTAATAAACGAGTAACGTGTTCGACAATTCTTTTGATATCTTCACTTTCGTTCCTATAAAATATAGAGAGCAGAGATAAGCAGCAAAGTCAGTCATCACATTAGCACAAGATGAAATAATCAATTAGAAAACTCTAAACTATCTATCAAATAATATATAAGTGTGTATGAGACTTCTAAATACAAATACCTGGAGTTGATCACAGTCGTCCCTGAAAAGCTACTAACTTCACGAAGATCTGTTCTCCAACTTTGCACCTTATCTTCTTCCACTGATCTCCGACTTATAAGACTTTCAAAAGCTTTCCCAAACTCGCTCTCTTTCTTTTGATAACGTACGTCTGAGGGATCTACTTCATAGAATATGGGGTAAACCACTTGACCTTTTGTTCTATGGCATACCATGATATTCTCAAGCTCTTGCAGGCACCATTTTGAATCAGCATAGTGGGTTGAAAAAACAATGACAGAACATGCAGACAATCCAATTGCTTTTAACAATGCGATTGAAATCCGTTCTCCCCTTTGAAGtccatcaacatcatcatcatccttgaAAGCAGTAATTCCAGCATTTTGGAGAGATGTATGGAGATGCGATGTAAACGTTGGACGAGTGTCCTTGCCTCGAAAGCTCACAAAAACATCGTACCTCCTTCGCtgcaaaataattataataagaaAAAGTTGAAAATCATATCTTGGACTTGGATAATAAGAAAACATAGTAATGTATAGCAAGGAATGCTAGAGGGTCATTACATTCGTTAGCccttaatgtttaaaaatatggACTAAagtatgctgttgaatgaatagATTAAAGGAAttggattaatgattaaaagtgaTGGCCAAAACCAATTAATTCTGATGACTGACTAGCATTTCTTATATATACCTGAGCATCAGTTTGTGATTGCTCTCGAACGATTTCTCTTCCAATGTCTCGCAGTAAAGGATgcattcgaactctatctttctcaTCAAATGTTATAAGACTCCGCTCTTCAAGGAAACTAATTCCATGTTCGCTAATTCCAAAACCATAATTTAGTGTTTTCAGTACCTCCCCCCTTTCCATGCCAATACAAAAGCTAGCTATGTCAAGAAATGTTTCTTTCTCTCTGTCATCATTTAAGCCATCAAAGCTTATTTTCAAAACTTGGTGTACATCCGGATGGGGAAACCTTTTGAGTCCACCTAATACATTCTCCCACTCGTCTTTCATCTTTCCATACAATTGACAACCAATTGTTATAAGGGCCAATGGCAATCCCCCACAATATTTAACTACATCTTCTGCAAGTCTAGCAAACTCTGTTAAAGGAGTTGCTTCCCCAAATGCATTCCAACAAAAAAGTTCAAGAGATTCATTGTAATCCATTTCTTTCACTTGGTACACATAATCAACTCCAATCATACGAAGCAGACCTCTATCTCTTGTTGTGATGATTATTATACTCCCTGCACCAAACCATTCTGGACTTCCACACAAGGCATTCAACTGGTCTATATTATTTACATCATCAAGTACAAGAAATACCTTTTTCAGGCGAAGTTTTTCCCTTAATAAAGCTACTCCTGATGCGATGTTTTGTATGTTTATCTGTGCTTTGCAAATACCATTCAATAACTGTTCTTGCAGAAAAACCTGTTGGTTATTCTCCCACATCTCCCGAATGTTTGGGAGGAACATTGGCCTATCAAAACCGTGAGGAATTTGATTATAAACACTTTTCGCAATGGTTGTTTTACCCACTCCTCCCATCCCCCATATCCCCATTAACACGACGTCTTCTAGTTTATTAGAATGAAACTGTTGAATCAAATGTTCCGTGCGAGATTGTACTCCCACTGGATGGCTTGCGATGAACAAGTCTTCCGAAGCAAGTAGAGTAGTTATATGTTCAACAATCCCTCCGATAATGTTAACTTCATCACTGCAAAAATCAACCAACGATTTTACGCAATTAACGATTCTAACTTTTTCCAATGAATTCAACTAAACTAATGAAAGTAATGTATTTGtggataaatatataaattatgtatattttatatttgaatatctaTTTTTATACTTGTAATTAATTTAGTAGCTTATTTTTTGTGATATAATTGTCTATTTTTGGaacattttgaaaataaaaaatataaaaaaaaaagaaaaaatatatatttcattgttttttttccattttgaaaagaaaagtgTTAGGAACAacaaattttgtaatttgtagtcattaattagttattattaatatttttaatgatgtgagattaTATGAGATTTCTCACTAGCAAAAATGGAATTACCTGCCTCTATTGATTACAATTCCAGGAAGGTTAGCAGCATCAGTGAGCGCAGCCCTCCATGCGTGGACTATCTCATTCTCATATGAGTATGTTTGACTAAAAGCTGGACCTAACTGGCGGCGTACATATTCGGGATCAACATAGTAGAATAGCGGAATGACAGTTTGACCTCTAGTGCTTCTACACTCCATTATTTTCTTCAACTCGTCCAGACTCCATCTAGAACCAGCATAACTTTCTGAGAAAACAACAACCAAAAGTCTAGAAGCTTCGATTGCTTGAATCACTGTGTATGTCATCTGGTCTCGTCTCCCATACACCACCTCATCGTCAATGAAAGCATGAATCCCAGCTCTCCTCAAAGCGTCATAGAGATGTGAGGTGAATCCGTAGGGACTGTATGGGCCTCGGAAACTCAAATACACATCGTACTTCCATGATGGATCGGGGATTCTTTCTGCTGATTGGTAGTAAGACATGGGCGATGATGGATTAGAATGAAGAACAAAGGGATTCTTCGTTGGGTAACTGATGAAGAAACTTTATATGATTATAAAGTCAACGCACAAATCAGATCACAGCATTTGCATATGCAGCTCTATCTACGTATACTGCTTAACGTTTTGTTCATATGTTGGAGATTAGAGATTAGTACATGTACAGTAGTAATAAACAATAAAGATTAGATTATTTTTGCTCCACATATATTTGCTGGTAATTGTTGAGCATCATTTAGCTGTATAAACTAAAGGGTCTATTATACATACTCTATATCCTGATAAATTTATTTAAGGTAGTTATCACACattttctcttatatatataaataataattttttttcgttttgaAGTATCAATAATTACACTCTACACATTTTCGTGGTGAATGTCATTGTTTATTGAGCTAAAAGATTCCAATTTGTTCGTTATTACTTAGAGATGCTCACACTCTTGTCTATGTTGTTAAGACAACTTTACTT is drawn from Arachis hypogaea cultivar Tifrunner chromosome 12, arahy.Tifrunner.gnm2.J5K5, whole genome shotgun sequence and contains these coding sequences:
- the LOC112727941 gene encoding disease resistance protein RPP2A isoform X2 gives rise to the protein MGIWGMGGVGKTTIAKSVYNQIPHGFDRPMFLPNIREMWENNQQVFLQEQLLNGICKAQINIQNIASGVALLREKLRLKKVFLVLDDVNNIDQLNALCGSPEWFGAGSIIIITTRDRGLLRMIGVDYVYQVKEMDYNESLELFCWNAFGEATPLTEFARLAEDVVKYCGGLPLALITIGCQLYGKMKDEWENVLGGLKRFPHPDVHQVLKISFDGLNDDREKETFLDIASFCIGMERGEVLKTLNYGFGISEHGISFLEERSLITFDEKDRVRMHPLLRDIGREIVREQSQTDAQRRRYDVFVSFRGKDTRPTFTSHLHTSLQNAGITAFKDDDDVDGLQRGERISIALLKAIGLSACSVIVFSTHYADSKWCLQELENIMVCHRTKGQVVYPIFYEVDPSDVRYQKKESEFGKAFESLISRRSVEEDKVQSWRTDLREVSSFSGTTVINSRNESEDIKRIVEHVTRLLDKTELFVAAHPVGVEPRVQKLIEESNIQKIKDVLILGIKGMGGVGKTTIAKAIYNKIRRDFDGRSFLLNIRETWQQDNGKVLLQQQLLEDIFIATRIHISNIDSGKQILKERLGAKRVLIVLDDVTDLDQLNALCGSGEWCRPGSVVIITTRHDDLLRVCKLTFNLEEMNGAESLELFSWHVFKQACPKDKFVKLSTDVVEYSNGLPLALEVLGSHLFNMGIKEWQSALDTLKLIPHDKVQKKLQISFDGLSKNYEKEIFLDIACFFIGMDRNDVVKILNGCGLHAEIGISALKERNLVTVDNNNMLGMHDLLRDMGRAIICEQSPELEERSRLWYDEKVLELLENHEGTDLKAKGLSLKLPMTNSICLSKEAFKNMTKLELLQLAGVQPNGEFKHVSRYLRWMSWHGFPLRHTPIDCYQPNIISIELENSKLKVLWKESRLLKQLKILNLSHSHDLIKTPDFSYLPNLEKLVLKDCTELSLISYTIGTLKNILHINIEGCTNLCVLPRSIYKLTSLETLILSGCLKIDKLEEDVEQMESLAMLKADNTAIAQVPSALARLRNLGHVSVCGYEGLACDVIPLIMFWLWTSPNNMLSSVMQKCSNVFTYANWRPRLQIKGDVSLNTDNVANCNELGMDISEPKFSLNSLLIQMGVENSTTEILQQTILQNNELGDYLLPYDNNNPGLLTFSGEGSFVTFQVLHMDGRNLKSMMLHIVYYSTSSTFATTGLILENVQILNLSRDMSNVFKGDKLASFKDEDREILMSSLEPGDTMRIVVALGSGFIVKKTIVYLIYDDEPPIEENLEHFNDDEDDTVCSTGDDVVAFVNEGTLGVDVIAADDDEDVTVFGVHDAVAGMNEIVSGVDAMAEDKDGVTVANVDDDTVANLDRNASTSGTDIMPPITNGFGANYVVGTDINESSSNVDDNNDDDVAAIGDKNVSDNLYVASVVKRQQVEDISTTKTSESKSTGLIPLVQVPLDANTSSELTLTMMVSEEDELDEDSDLLIAELDKTLSESYFLYPSPGSLELQSLSVISIFQKMQLLLDNELEALVGDVNIKNQLLGYVAQLGQIIESSQVPKDLHSLVTEISHFYEDFLNDFPPVQEVLDNHQRLIDSKNGLQEKLKAAKAKQGHFSASISKGKERVHEMSKEINELEVKLKVLHEKRNRLQFNVKCCEFESININKNLEILIKENEEVVSTLKESESAFRKAELSKQSYERKLAVLKQALYGNTRH
- the LOC112727941 gene encoding disease resistance protein RPP2A isoform X1; this encodes MSYYQSAERIPDPSWKYDVYLSFRGPYSPYGFTSHLYDALRRAGIHAFIDDEVVYGRRDQMTYTVIQAIEASRLLVVVFSESYAGSRWSLDELKKIMECRSTRGQTVIPLFYYVDPEYVRRQLGPAFSQTYSYENEIVHAWRAALTDAANLPGIVINRGSDEVNIIGGIVEHITTLLASEDLFIASHPVGVQSRTEHLIQQFHSNKLEDVVLMGIWGMGGVGKTTIAKSVYNQIPHGFDRPMFLPNIREMWENNQQVFLQEQLLNGICKAQINIQNIASGVALLREKLRLKKVFLVLDDVNNIDQLNALCGSPEWFGAGSIIIITTRDRGLLRMIGVDYVYQVKEMDYNESLELFCWNAFGEATPLTEFARLAEDVVKYCGGLPLALITIGCQLYGKMKDEWENVLGGLKRFPHPDVHQVLKISFDGLNDDREKETFLDIASFCIGMERGEVLKTLNYGFGISEHGISFLEERSLITFDEKDRVRMHPLLRDIGREIVREQSQTDAQRRRYDVFVSFRGKDTRPTFTSHLHTSLQNAGITAFKDDDDVDGLQRGERISIALLKAIGLSACSVIVFSTHYADSKWCLQELENIMVCHRTKGQVVYPIFYEVDPSDVRYQKKESEFGKAFESLISRRSVEEDKVQSWRTDLREVSSFSGTTVINSRNESEDIKRIVEHVTRLLDKTELFVAAHPVGVEPRVQKLIEESNIQKIKDVLILGIKGMGGVGKTTIAKAIYNKIRRDFDGRSFLLNIRETWQQDNGKVLLQQQLLEDIFIATRIHISNIDSGKQILKERLGAKRVLIVLDDVTDLDQLNALCGSGEWCRPGSVVIITTRHDDLLRVCKLTFNLEEMNGAESLELFSWHVFKQACPKDKFVKLSTDVVEYSNGLPLALEVLGSHLFNMGIKEWQSALDTLKLIPHDKVQKKLQISFDGLSKNYEKEIFLDIACFFIGMDRNDVVKILNGCGLHAEIGISALKERNLVTVDNNNMLGMHDLLRDMGRAIICEQSPELEERSRLWYDEKVLELLENHEGTDLKAKGLSLKLPMTNSICLSKEAFKNMTKLELLQLAGVQPNGEFKHVSRYLRWMSWHGFPLRHTPIDCYQPNIISIELENSKLKVLWKESRLLKQLKILNLSHSHDLIKTPDFSYLPNLEKLVLKDCTELSLISYTIGTLKNILHINIEGCTNLCVLPRSIYKLTSLETLILSGCLKIDKLEEDVEQMESLAMLKADNTAIAQVPSALARLRNLGHVSVCGYEGLACDVIPLIMFWLWTSPNNMLSSVMQKCSNVFTYANWRPRLQIKGDVSLNTDNVANCNELGMDISEPKFSLNSLLIQMGVENSTTEILQQTILQNNELGDYLLPYDNNNPGLLTFSGEGSFVTFQVLHMDGRNLKSMMLHIVYYSTSSTFATTGLILENVQILNLSRDMSNVFKGDKLASFKDEDREILMSSLEPGDTMRIVVALGSGFIVKKTIVYLIYDDEPPIEENLEHFNDDEDDTVCSTGDDVVAFVNEGTLGVDVIAADDDEDVTVFGVHDAVAGMNEIVSGVDAMAEDKDGVTVANVDDDTVANLDRNASTSGTDIMPPITNGFGANYVVGTDINESSSNVDDNNDDDVAAIGDKNVSDNLYVASVVKRQQVEDISTTKTSESKSTGLIPLVQVPLDANTSSELTLTMMVSEEDELDEDSDLLIAELDKTLSESYFLYPSPGSLELQSLSVISIFQKMQLLLDNELEALVGDVNIKNQLLGYVAQLGQIIESSQVPKDLHSLVTEISHFYEDFLNDFPPVQEVLDNHQRLIDSKNGLQEKLKAAKAKQGHFSASISKGKERVHEMSKEINELEVKLKVLHEKRNRLQFNVKCCEFESININKNLEILIKENEEVVSTLKESESAFRKAELSKQSYERKLAVLKQALYGNTRH